The DNA segment GGAGACCGCGGCCCGCTTCGCGGATCTCGTCGCCTCATCGACCACCGTGTTCTGGAACGGCCCGATGGGCGTCTTCGAGTTCCCGGCCTTCGCCGGCGGCACCCGCGCGGTCGCTGAGGCCCTCACGCGGGTCAACGGGCTCGGCGTCGTCGGCGGCGGCGACTCCGCTGCGGCCGTCCGCGCCCTCGGCTTCACCGACGACGATTTCGGGCACGTCTCCACCGGAGGCGGCGCCAGCCTCGAGTTCCTCGAGGGCAAGAAGCTCCCCGGACTGGAGGTCCTCGGATGGCAGTGAACCGCACCCCGCTGATCGCGGGCAACTGGAAGATGAACCTCGACCACCTGCAGTCGATCGCCTTCGTGCAGAAGCTCGCCTGGAGCCTCCGCGACGCGAAGCACGACTACTCCGAGGTCGAGGTGGCGGTCTTTCCGCCCTTCACCGACCTGCGGAGCGTGCAGACGCTCGTCACGGCCGACAAGCTCGACCTGCGCTACGGCGGCCAGGACCTCTCGGAGCACGACAGCGGGGCCTACACCGGTGAGGTCTCGGGCGCCTTCCTCGCCGCCCTCGACTGCCGCTACGTGATCATCGGACACAGCGAGCGGCGCCAGTATCACGGCGAGACTGACGAGCTCATCGCCCGCAAGACGGTCGCCGCGCTGCGCCACGGCCTCGTGCCAGTGGTCTGCGTGGGGGAGACGGCGGAGGACCTCGAGAAGCACGGCCCCTCGGCAGTGCCGGTCGCGCAGCTCGGTGTCGTTCTCGCGGCGCTGGAAGCCGATGCCGATGTCGTCGTCGCGTACGAGCCCGTCTGGGCCATCGGGTCGGGCCAGGCGGCCACGCCCGAGCAGGCCCAGCAGGTCTGCGGCGCCCTGCGCGCAAGCATCGCCGAGGCGCTCGGCGATGAGGCCGCGGCGCGGACGCGGATCCTCTACGGCGGCTCGGTCAAGGCCGCGAACATCGCCGGCTTCATGAAGCACAAGGATGTCGACGGCGCGCTGGTCGGCGGCGCAAGCCTCGACGTCGGCGAGTTCGCGAGCATCGCCCGCTTCCCGAAGCACGTCGGCACCGCCTGACCCGCCCCCCGCCCGCCGTCCGGTAGGCTTGCAGATCGTCCGACACGCGCGAGAGGTTCACCCCGTGGAAATCCTTCAGGTCGTGCTCCAGGTCATCCTGGGCATCACGAGCCTTCTTCTGACCCTGATGATCCTGCTGCACCGCGGTCGCGGCGGCGGGCTCTCCGACATGTTCGGCGGCGGCGTCACCTCGAACCTCGGTGCCTCCGGCGTGGCCGAGCGCAACCTCAACCGCATCACGGTGATCCTCGCCCTGGTCTGGGTGAGCTCCATCGTGATCCTCGGGCTCATCACCCGCTTCAGCGCGGTCTAGGGGAGGCGGAGATGGTGTCAGGAGGCAGCGCGATCCGCGGCTCGCGGGTCGGTTCCGGCCCCATGGGCGAGCAGGACCGCGGCGTCCACGCTGAGCGCATCGCCGTGTCGTACTGGGATGCCATGGGCAACGAGACGGTGCGATACTTCGCGGCGAACCTCCCGGAGGAGGAGATTCCCGAGATCATCGACTCGCCGTCGACGGGTCTTCCGGCTGGTCGCGACAAGGACAACCCGCCCCAGGTGGCGAAGAACGAGCCGTACAAGACGCACCTTGCCTACGTGAAGGAGCGCCGCACCGAGGAGGAGGCTGCGCAGATCCTCGACGAGGCGCTGCAGAAGCTCCGCGAGCGGCGCGGATCGGCCTAGCCTCGGGCCGTTCGCCAATGGGCCGGACTCCCCCGTCGGCTCAGGGAGCCCAGTCCGGCTGATCCATCGCGCCCGTCCAGTAGCTGGTGGGCGCGATGAGCGCGGCAGGCACCTCTGCCGACGCCGCCTCGTCGACGAGGAACAGCGTGCGCCTCTGCCCGAGCACGCCGGCGACCGGCACGTCGGCCACGGCCGCACCCGCGAGCGCGAGCCCGAGAGCGGCGGCCTTGTCGGCCCCGGCCAGCACGAGCCACACCCGCTCGGAGCTGTTGATCAGCGGGAGTGTCAGGCTGAGCCGCTGCGGCGGCGGCTTGGGGGAGTCGTGGACGGCGATGGCGCCGGGCTCGGCCACCGTCGGCCCGGGAAGCTCGGGGAACAGCGAGGCGATGTGTCCGTCGGGGCCGACCCCCAGGAAGGTGATCGCGAACGACGGGTAGGTGCCGCCACCAGCCGCGCGCAGCTCGTCGTCGTACCGGCGCGCGGCCGCCTCGAGGTCGAGCCCCTCATCGGGAGCGGGGAAGGGGTGGATGTTCGCCGAGGGGATGACCACCGCATCCAGGAGCGCCTCCCGGGCCTGGCGCTCGTTGCGGTCGGGATGACCGGTGGGCACCCAGCGCTCGTCGCCCCACCACGCGTGCACGCGCGTCCAGTCCAGCCGATCGCGGTCGGGATGCGCGGCGATCGCCGCGAGCACATCGATGCCGACCGAGCCGCCCGTCAGCACGATGTGCACCACGGGGCGCTCCGCGAGCAGCTCGCTCATGGTGCTGACGAAGCGCTCGGCGGCGGCGGCCGCGAGGGCCGCGCGGTCGGTGTGGACGAGGACGCGACGGTCGGTCGACACGGTGGTGGAGCCTCTCTGTGGAGCGGATGCGCGTTCAGCGCGACGGTGCGACAGCCGAGGCCGGACCGAAGCCGCTCGCGAGCACCGCCCCGAACTCGTCGTCGGGGTCGAGCCTACGCAGTTCCTCGGCGAGGCACTCGCGCAGGCCCCGGCGCGGCAGCGAGAGCTCGTGCTGCGGCTGTCTGGGCTGGTCGAGCGAGACGACACCCGGACGGGTGCGCTCGAGCCGGATCGCGCCCGAGGCGCGGTGCAGCACCACACGGTGGATCCCGGTCGACGGCAATGAGCCCGCGACCTCCACGTCGACCTCGACCTGCAGCCGGAGACCCAGCCACGCCGCGAGCAACGAGGTGGAGGGGCTGTCGGCCGCGCCCGCGACCTCGACTCGGGTGATCGGTTCGTAGGGCGGCTGGTCGAGGGCCGCCGCGAGCTGCGCGCGCCACAGGGTCAGGCGCGTCCAGGCGAAATCGGTGTCTCCGGGGCGATACCCCGCAGCGATGCGCCGGAGGGCCTCCTGCGGATCGTCGGCGGAGCCCGCATCCGTGATGCGCCGCTGCGCGAGGCGACCGAGCGGCGTGTCGCACACCGCGTCGGGGCACTCACCGGGCCACCACGACACAACGGGCGCGTCGGGCAGCAGGAGCCCCGTCACGAGACCGCGGAGATCGGAGGCCGTGTCACCGTGCGCGCGCAGCACGATCACCTCGCTGGCCCCGGCATCGCCCCCGACGCGGATCTCGGCGTCGAGCCGCGGCGCAGGTGCGGCAGCGTCGGTCGAGACGACGATGATGCGCATCGGATGCTCGCGCGAGGCCTCGTTGGCCGCGGCGATGACATCCTCCTCCTCGCCGATCTCGCTCGTGATGATGAGCGTGAGCACACGGCCGAGCGCCACGGCGCCCGCCTCATCGCGGATGCGGACGAGGGTCTTCGAGACCTGGCTCGCGGTCGTGTCGGGAAGGTCGATGATCACGGGCGCCTCCAGACGCGTCCATCGCGGGCCAGCAGGTCGTCGGCCGACTGCGGCCCCCAGGTACCGGGGGCGTACTGCTCGGGGCGGCCCTGGGTCGCCCAGAACTCCTCGATGGGGTCGAGGATCTTCCAGCTGAGCTCGACCTCCTCGTGCCGCGGGAACAGCGGCGGGTCGCCGAGCAGCACGTCGAGGATGAGGCGCTCGTAGGCCTCGGGACTGGCCTCGGTGAAGGCGTGGCCGTAGCCGAAGTCCATGGTGACGTCGCGCACCTGCATCCCGGCGCCGGGCACCTTCGAGCCGAAGCGGATCGTCACACCCTCGTCGGGTTGCACGCGGATCACGAGCGCGTTCTGGCCGAGAGCCGAGGTCTGCGCCTCGGCGAACAGGTACTGCGGCGCCCGCTTGAACACGACGGCGATCTCGGTCACGCGGCGCCCCAGACGCTTGCCGGCGCGCAGGTAGAACGGCACACCCGCCCACCGCCGCGTGTTGATGTCGAGGCGCATGGCCGCGTAGGTCTCGGTGACCGACTCAGGGTTCATGCCCTCCTCGTCGAGGAAGCCCGGCACCCACTGCCCGCCCTGCCAGCCGCTCGCGTACTGCCCGCGCGCCGTGCCCGTGCTGAGGTCGCGGGGAAGGCGGACCGCCGACAGCACCTTCTCCTTCTCGGCGCGCAGGTCGGCCGCGTCGAACGACACGGGCTCCTCCATCGCGGTGAGTGCGAGCAGCTGCAGCAGGTGGTTCTGGATGACGTCGCGCGCCGCGCCGATGCCGTCGTAGTAGCCCGCGCGCCCGCCGACGCCGATGTCCTCGGCCATGGTGATCTGCACGTGGTCGACGTAGTTCGCGTTCCAGATGGGCTCGTAGAGCATGTTCGCGAAGCGCAGGGCGAGGATGTTCTGAACGGTCTCCTTGCCCAGGTAGTGGTCGATGCGGAACACCGAGTCGGGCGGGAAGACCGACTCGACGACGTCGTTGAGCTCGCGCGCGGTATGCAGGTCGCTGCCGAAGGGCTTCTCGATGACGACGCGGCGCCACTCGCCGGGCTTCGCCTCTGCGAGGCCGCTGCGGCGCAGCTGCTCGGTCACGACCGGGAAGGACTTCGGCGGGATCGACAGGTAGAACGCGTGGTTGCCCATGGTGCCGCGCTCGCGGTCGAGATCGCCGAGCGTCTCCGCGAGGCGCGCGAACGCCGCGTCGTCGTCGAAGTCGCCGGAGACGAAGCGGATCCCGGCCGAGAGCTGCCGCCAGACCTCCTCGTGGAAGGGCGTGCGCGCGTACTGCTTGACGGCGTCGTGCACGACCTGTTCGAAGTCCTGCGTCTCCCAGTCGCGTCGGGCGAAGCCGACCAGCGCGAAGCCCGGCGGCAGCAGGCCGCGGTTCGCCAGGTCGTAGACCGCGGGCATGAGCTTCTTGCGCGAGAGGTCGCCGGTCACGCCGAAGATGATCAGGCTGCTCGGCCCGGCGATGCGGTTGAGCCGACGATCATCGGGGGAGCGCAGCGGGTTGCTGTCGCGGTCGATGGCGACCGGGGCCATGGTTCTCCTCGTGGTGGCGGGGCGGGTCAGGAGAGCGCGGTGCGCACGACGTCGAGCGCAGCGGTGTCGCGCACGCGGAGCGTGACGACGGGCATCCCAGCTTCGGTCAGCACGGCCGCGTCGCCCGCCGCCTGCGCGGCGATGAGCTGCCCGTAGCTGAACGGCCGGTCGGGGATCTCGAGATCGTCGGCGAGAGTGCCGGTGATCTGCAGGAACACCCCGCGGGCCGGACCACCCTTGTGATACTGGCCGGTCGAGTGCAGGAAGCGCGGTCCCCAGCCGAACGTCACGGGGCGCCCGGTGCGCGCAGCAACGGCGGGGCGCACTGCGGCAAGCTCGGCGTGCGCGAGGCGGTCGAGGTAGGCCTGCAGGGCAATGTAGCCGTCGGCGGGCACCGCGCCCTCGAGACGCGCCAGCGCGTCCTCCAGGGTGGCTGCCCCGGCGAGCAGCTCGACCGGGCCAACGACCTCGACGCCGCGGTCGGTGAAGACCGCCGGCACGGGCTCGGGACGGGCGTCGAGCAGCCCGCGCGCCGCGACCTTCGCCGACTCCACGTCGGGCTGGTCGAAGGGGTTGATGCCGAGCAGCACCCCGGCGACCGCTGTGGCGTACTGCCAGGTGAGGAGGTGCGCGCCGAGCGAGCCCGAGACCTCGATCTCGCCCTCGACGACCTCTCGGGTGGCGCGCGCGTCGGCGACGAGCCGAACAACCTGCACATCCTCCGCTCCACTCGTCAGCTCCGGCGCTCCGGCCTCGACGACAACGGGCAGGATGCCGCGGCCCTCCTTGCCGGTCGACTCGGCGATGAGCTGTTCGATCCAATCGCCGAGCCCCACGATGTGGGTGCCGTCGGCGACGATCACGAGCTTGTCGCGGAGCGGTGCGGTGCCGGCGATGGCCGCCCCGAGCCGAAGTCCGGGATTCTCGGGCGCGTCGACGGCGAGGAGCAGGCTCGCGGCCTCCGCCTCGTCGAGGAGAGCATCCAGATCGACGCCGGCGAGCCCCGAGGGCACCAGGCCGAAGGCGGTGAGGGCGGAGTAGCGGCCGCCGACCGTCGGGTCGGCGGTGAAGACACGGTAGCCCGCCGCCACAGACGTCTGTTCGAGCGGGGAGCCCGGGTCGGTCACCACGATGATGCGCTCGGTCGGGTCGATGCCGATGGCACGGAATGCGGCCTCGAAGCTGCGCTTCTGGCTCTCGGTCTCGACGGTCGATCCCGACTTGGAGGAGACGACGACGGCGGTGTGCCCGAGGTGGTCGTCGAGGGCATCCGCGACCTGGCCGGGATCGGTGGAGTCGAGCACGGTGAGCGGCACGCCGGCGGTGCGGGTGATGACCTCCGGCGCGAGCGACGAGCCGCCCATGCCGCAGAGCACGATGCGCGTGACGCCCCGCTCGGCCAGCTGGGCCCGCAGGGTGGTGATCTCGGCGACGAGCGGTCGCGAGACGGCGACCGCCTGCGTCCAGCCCAGTCGGATGCTCGCCTCGGCCTCAGCGGCCGGGCCCCAGAGCGTGGCGTCGCCGGCCGTGATGCGGCTCGCGATCAGCTGTTCGACGAGCCCGGGCACGCGGGTCTCGATGGCGGCCTGCGCGGCGCCGCGGGCGGCGACGGTGACACTCATCGGGCGGCCTCGAGCGCCGCGCTCACGGTGTCGAGCAGCTCGTTCCAGCTGACGATGAACTTCTCGACGCCCTCCTTCTCGAGCAGGGCGGTCACCTCGTCGTACGAGATGCCGAGCTCGTTGAGCGCGGCGAGCACGGCCCGGGCCTCGTCGTACGAGCCACTGACCGTATCGCCGACGATGACCCCGTGGTCGAAGGTGGCCTGCAGCGTCTTCTCGGGCATCGTGTTGACGGTGCTGCCGACGGCGAGCTCGGTCACGTACAGGGTGTCGGGAAGGCTCGGGTCCTTCACGCCCGTCGAGGCCCACAGCGGTCGCTGCACGTTCGCACCGGCGTCGAGCAGGGCCGCGGCGCGTTCAGTCGCGAAGGCCTGCTCGAAGACCTCGTAGGCGAGGCGCGCGTTCGCGATGCCCGCCTTGCTCTTCAGGGCGAGGGCCTCGGGCGTGCCGATCTCGGTGAGGCGGCGGTCGATCTCGGTGTCGACACGCGACACGAAGAACGAGGCGACCGAGTGAATGGTCGACAGGTCGATGCCCGCAGCGTGCGCCTTCTCGAGGCCCGCGAGGTAGGCATCGATGACGGCGCGGTGCCGCTCGAGGCTGAAGATCAGGGTGACGTTGACGCTGATGCCCGCCGCGATCGTCTCGGTGATCGCCTCGAGGCCCTCGAGGGTCGCCGGGATCTTGATCATCGCGTTCGGTCGGTCGACCTTCGCCCACAGCTCGCGCGCCTGGGCGATCGTGCCGGCGGCATCGTGCGCGAGACCGGGCTCGACCTCGATCGAGACGCGGCCATCCTGGCCCCCGGTCGAGCCGTAGACCCCCGCGAAGATGTCGCTCGCTGCGGCGACGTCGTCCGTCGTGATTTCGAAGACCGCACGGCTCACGTCGGCACCCGCGGCGGCGAGCTCGCGGATCTGCGCGTCGTAGGTCGTGCCCGTCGCCAGCGCAGAAGCGAAGATCGTCGGGTTGGTGGTCACGCCGACGACGTTGCGGTCGGCGATGAGCGCGGCGAGACCGCCCGAGGTGATGCGGTCGCGCGAGAGGTCGTCGAGCCAGATGCTGACGCCGAGGGCGCTGAGCTGGGCGGTGGGGGTGGAGGTCATCGGATCCTCATTCGGTCGGGGTGCGTGGTGGTGGGATGCTCGTCGCAAGCGGCCGCGATCAGCGGGCCGCGATGCTCTCGAGCGCGGCGGCGGTCACGGCCTCCGCCGTGATGCCGAACTCGCGGAACAGCGTCTGGTAGTCGGCCGAGGCGCCGAAGTGCTCGATCGAGACCGTGCGCCCGCGGTCGCCCACGTAGCGGTGCCAGCTCAGCGCGAGCCCGGCCTCGACCGAGACGCGTGCGGTGACGGCGCTGGGCAGCACCTGCTCGCGGTACTCCGCGCTCTGCTCCTCGAACCATTCGAGGCAGGGCGCCGATACGACGCGGGCGTGCACGCCGCGCTCGGCGAGCTGGGCGCGGGCATCCAGCGCCACCGCGACCTCGGAGCCGGTCGCGATGAGGATCACATCGGGGCTGCCGTTCGCGGCCTCGGCGAGCACGTAGGCGCCCTTCGCGACGTGGTGGGCCGCCGCCAGGGTGTCGCCGCTCGCGGCATCGGCGCCGCGCGCCAGCACGGGAACGTTCTGGCGGGTCAGGGCGATGCCGGCGGGGGAGCGGCGCTCGAGCACGGCCTTCCAGGCGTGCGCGGTCTCGTTCGCATCAGCGGGGCGCACGATCGCGAGACCCGGGATCGCGCGCAGCGAGGCGAGCTGCTCGATCGGCTGGTGCGTCGGGCCGTCCTCGCCGAGGGCGACCGAGTCGTGGGTCCAGACGTAGGTGACCGGCACGTTCATCAGCGCGGCGAGACGCACCGACGGGCGCATGTAGTCGCTGAAGATCAGGAACGTGCCGCCGAACACCCGGGTGCGGCCGTGCAGGGCGATGCCGTTGAGGATCGCGCCCATGGCGTGCTCGCGGATGCCGAAGTGCAGGATGCGCCCGTAGGGGTTCGCCTGCCACTCGTGCGTGGAGTGCTCCGCCGGCGCGAACGAGCCGCCGCCGGTGATCGTCGTGAGGTTCGACTCGGCGAGGTCGGCCGAGCCGCCCCAGAACTCGGGCAGCACGCCCGCGATCGCGTTGATGACCTTGCCGCTGGCGGCGCGGGTCGACAGGCTCGTGCCGCCCTCGAACACCGGCAGCGCCGCGTCGAGCTCGGCGGGGAGCTCGCCGGCGAGCATCCGGTCGAGCAGGGCCTTGCGCTGCGGGTTGGCGGCGGCCCAGGCGTCGAAGCGGGCCTGCCACGCCGCCCGGCGCTCGGCACCGCGCTCGACGGCGCGGCGGGTGTGAGCGATGACCGCGTCGCTGACGACGAAGTGCTGCTCGGGGTCGAAGCCCATGACGCGCTTCGTGGCCGCGAGCTCATCGGCGCCGAGGGCGGAGCCGTGAATCTTGCCCGTGTTCTGCTTGGTGGGAGCAGGCCAGCCGATGATCGTCTTCAGGATGATGATGCTGGGCTTGCCCGTCTCGGACTTCGCGGTCTCGATCGCGGCGTGCAGGGCGTGCACGTCTTCGACGTACTCGCCGGTCTTCTTCCAGTCGACCGTCTGGACGTGCCAGCCGTAGCTCGCGTAGCGCGCGGCGACATCCTCGGTGAAGGCGATGTCGGTGTCGTCCTCGATCGAGATCTGGTTCGAGTCGTAGATGACGACCAGGTTGCCGAGCTGCTGGTGGCCGGCGAGCGACCCGGCCTCGCTGGTGACGCCCTCCTGGATGTCGCCGTCGCCGGCGATCACGTAGACGTGGTGGTCGAACACGCTCTGCCCGGCGGGCGTCTCGGGGTCGAGCAGACCGCGCTCGAAGCGGGCGGCGTAGGCGAAGCCGACCGCGGAGGCGAGGCCCTGGCCGAGCGGGCCCGTCGTGATCTCGACGCCGTCGGTGTGGCCGTACTCGGGGTGGCCGGGAGTCTTCGATCCCCAGGTGCGGAGCGCCTTGAGGTCGTCGAGCTCAAGGCCGTAGCCGCCGAGGTAGAGCTGCACGTACTGCGTGAGCGAGCTGTGGCCGGCCGACAGGATGAAGCGATCGCGCCCCAGCCAGTGCGGGTCGCTCGGGTCGTGCGCCATGACCTTCTGGTGCAGCAGGTAGGCGACCGGCGCCAGCGACATGGCGGTGCCGGGATGGCCGTTGCCGACCTTCTCGACGGCGTCGGCTGCCAGCAGGCGGGCGGTGTCGACGGCCTGACGGTCGAGGTCGTCCCAGATGAGCTCGGTCATGGGCGGGTGGTGGCCTTTCGTGAGGTCGGACGGGCGCCTCCGGCTCCTGCGCGCACGATGACGGGCAGGACATCGTCGGCCATGGCCAGTATAGGGAGCGTCGTATGCCGTCCCGGGCTCGCTGGGCTGGCTCAAAGCGCCGCTCCCGTAGACTGACGTCGCCCTCTGCCACGAAGAAGGAGCCATGGATACCGCTCTCGATCACGCCGTCTCGACGCGACCGCGGAGCCTCCGCCGGACCGTGGCCGCCTATGTGGCGCTGACGAAGCCCCGGGTCATCGAGCTCCTGCTCGTCACAACGGCGCCTGTCATGATCCTCGCGGCCGACGGCCTGCCCAGCATCGCCCTGGTGCTCGCGACCCTCATCGGCGGTGCCCTCTCGGCCGGGTCGGCGGGGGCGTTCAACATGTACATCGACCGCGACATCGATCGCGTGATGAACCGCACGCAGAACCGTCCGCTCGTGACGGGGGAGATCTCCGATCGGGCGGCGCTGATCTTCGCCTACGCGATCGGGGTCATCTCGATCGTCTGGCTGGCTCTCACGACGAACTGGCTGGCCGCCGCGCTGTCGCTCGCCGCGATCGTCTTCTATGTCGTCATCTACACCCTTGTGCTCAAGCGCCGAACCGAGCAGAACATCATCTGGGGCGGCATCGCGGGCTGCTTCCCGGTGCTGATCGGCTGGTCGGCCGTCACCGGTTCGCTCGACTGGCCGCCATTCATCCTGTTCCTCGTCGTCTTCCTCTGGACCCCGCCGCACTACTGGCCGCTGTCGATGAAGTACCGCGACGACTACGCGGCCGCCGACGTGCCCATGCTCGCGGTCATCCGCGACCGCGCGACCGTGGGCGTGCAGGTCGTCCTCTACGCCTGGGCGACCGTGGCGGCCTCGCTGCTGCTGATCCCGATCGCGCCGATGGGCGCTCTGTACACCGCGGTCGCCGTGCTCGCCGGGGGCTGGTTCATCGTCGAGAGCCACCGCCTCTACGGGCGTGCCGTCCGCGGCCAGGAGGCGGCGCCCATGCGCGTCTTCCACGCGAGCATCTCGTACCTGACGCTGCTGTTCGTCGCCGTCGGCATCGACCCGCTGCTGCCCTTCTAGGCGCTGCGCGTCGCGCTGACAGCCTCGGCACGGCCCGTCTCAGCGGAGTACCCCTCGGCAGTGCGCGGTCGAGCGCAGACTGTCTACGCGCTGACAGCCTCGCGCTCGCTGGCCGCGTCGCTCTCCGCCGCCTCGGCCGCGGTCAACCGCGTGGTCAGCATCACGAGCGTCACCACGGCGACCAGGACGCAGGCCAGCACCATGTGCACGCCGACCAGGATCACCGGGAGCCCGAGGCGCGCCTGCGCGATGCCGACGGCGATCTGCACGCCCTCGACGGCGAGGAGCGCGACCGACGCCCGCACCATCGGCGCACGACCGCTGCGGAACGCGAGCGCGACGAGCAGGAGGGTGAGGCCGAAGGTCGCGTAGGCCGGCCACGAGTGCCAGTGCTGCAGCAGCTCGCTGTCCAGGCCGTTGCGCGCGGCCCCGCCGTCGCCGGCGTGCGGGCCGGAGCCGGTCACAACGATGCCGATCAGCACGGTCACCCAGGCGCCGACCGCCGTGGCGAGAGCGAGCCGCCGGAGCGGCACGGGCACCGCCAGTCGACCGGAGGTCCGGCCGCGGTACACGCGGTGGACGTAGACCGTCGCGAGCGCGACGAGCACGGCTGACACGACGAAGTGGAGGCCCACGATCCAGGGGTTGAGCTCGGTCAGCACAGTGATGCCGCCGATCACCGCCTGCGCGGGGATGCCGAGGCCGAGCGCGACCGTGAGGCGCAGCAGCTCGGGGCGCTCGCGGCGCAGCCGCAGGATCGACAGGAAAGCCAGGATCGCGATGATCACGAGCACGAAGGTCAGCAGGCGGTTGCCGAACTCGACGATGCCGTGGATGCCCATCTCAGGGGTCGCGACGAACGAGTCCTCGGTGCACCGGGGCCAGGTGGGGCAGCCAAGGCCCGAGCCGGTGAGCCGCACGGCCCCGCCGGTGCCCACGATGAGGGTCTGGCTGACGAGCGATGCCCAGGCGAGCACCCTCACGCGGCGGTCGGCGGTCGAGACGGGAAGCCATCGGTACAGCCGGTTCACAGCCTGCATCCTCCTCTTCACGGCGTCCTCCCCTGTAGACTCCAGGGTGTTCACCGTCGCTGTCGATCGCGGGGGCCGAGGCCCACCTGCCCGCTCCTGCGGTCGCTGTCAGTGTAGTTGCGGCGGTTGAGCGTCAGCCGAGCAGCGTCGCCGGAGGACCGACCAGGAGCGGACATCCCCCGCATCAGGAATTCCCCCACCGCCCTCGCGGTTGGGTTCGACGAGGAGAAGAGGAACACCGTGTCTGACGTGCTCATCGATCGACCGGAGCTCGAGGGCCTCGGCCAGTACGAGTTCGGCTGGTCCGACTCCGACGCCGCTGGCGCGTCGGCCCGGCGCGGCATCGACGAGGACGTCGTGCGCAACATCTCGGCGCTCAAGGACGAACCGCAGTGGATGCTCGACCTCCGCCTGAAGGGCCTCAAGCTGTTCGGCCAGAAGCCGATGCCGATCTGGGGCGCCGACCTGTCGGGGATCGACTTCGACAACATCAAGTACTTCGTGCGCACCACCGAGAAGCAGGCGACCTCGTGGGAGGAGCTGCCGGAGGACATCAAGAACACGTACGAGCGACTCGGCATCCCCGAGGCCGAGCGCCAGCGGCTCGTTGCCGGCGTCGCCGCACAGTACGAGTCGGAGGTGGTGTACCACCAGATCCGCGAGGATCTCGAGGCTCAGGGCGTCATCTTCATGGACACCGACACGGCTCTGCGCGAGCACCCGGAGTTCTTCCAGGAGTACTTCGGCACGGTCATCCCCGCCGGCGACAACAAGTTCGCCGCGCTGAACACGGCCGTGTGGTCGGGCGGCTCGTTCGTCTACGTGCCGCCGGGGGTCCACGTGGAGATCCCGCTGCAGGCCTACTTCCGCATCAACACCGAGAACATGGGCCAGTTCGAGCGGACGCTGATCATCGCCGACGAGGGTTCGTACGTGCACTACATCGAGGGCTGCACGGCCCCGATCTACAAGAGCGACTCGCTGCACTCGGCCGTCGTGGAGATCATCGTCAAGAAGAACGCGCGCGTGCGGTACACGACGATCCAGAACTGGTCGAACAACGTGTACAACCTGGTCACCAAGCGCGCCGTCGCCCACGAGGGCGCCACCATGGAGTGGATCGACGGCAACATCGGCTCGAAGGTCACGATGAAGTACCCGTCGATCTTCCTCATGGGCGAGCACGCGAAGGGCGAGACCCTGTCGGTCGCCTTCGCCGGGCCCGGACAGCACCAGGATGCCGGCGCGAAGATGATCCACATGGCGCCGTACACGACCTCGTCGATCGTGTCGAAGTCCATCGCGCGCGGCGGTGGCCGAGCCGGCTACCGCGGTGAGGTGCGCGTCGACGCGAACGCCCACCACTCGGCCAACACGGTGCGCTGCGACGCGCTGCTGGTCGACACGATCTCGCGCTCCGACACGTATCCGGCGATCGACATCCGCGTCGATGACGTGCAGCTCGGCCACGAGGCGACCGTGTCGCGCGTGAGCGAGGAGCAGCTGTTCTACCTGCAGTCGCGCGGCATGCCCGAGGACGAGGCGATGGCGATGATCGTGCGTGGTTTCATCGAGCCCATCGCGCGCGAGCTGCCGATGGAGTACGCCCTCGAGTTGAACAAGCTCATCGAGATGAACATGGAAGGCAGCGTCGGCTAGATGACGTCCGCACCCTCCGCCGCCCCCGAGGCGGCTCCCCTCCAGCACGCCCACGGCCCCGGGTCTCCGGTGCCCGTGCAGACGCGCTCCGAGCGCTTCGCCTCGGCTCAGCACGCCGACTTCCCGGAGGTCACCGGGCGCGAGCT comes from the Microcella frigidaquae genome and includes:
- the tpiA gene encoding triose-phosphate isomerase: MAVNRTPLIAGNWKMNLDHLQSIAFVQKLAWSLRDAKHDYSEVEVAVFPPFTDLRSVQTLVTADKLDLRYGGQDLSEHDSGAYTGEVSGAFLAALDCRYVIIGHSERRQYHGETDELIARKTVAALRHGLVPVVCVGETAEDLEKHGPSAVPVAQLGVVLAALEADADVVVAYEPVWAIGSGQAATPEQAQQVCGALRASIAEALGDEAAARTRILYGGSVKAANIAGFMKHKDVDGALVGGASLDVGEFASIARFPKHVGTA
- the secG gene encoding preprotein translocase subunit SecG gives rise to the protein MEILQVVLQVILGITSLLLTLMILLHRGRGGGLSDMFGGGVTSNLGASGVAERNLNRITVILALVWVSSIVILGLITRFSAV
- a CDS encoding RNA polymerase-binding protein RbpA, with the protein product MVSGGSAIRGSRVGSGPMGEQDRGVHAERIAVSYWDAMGNETVRYFAANLPEEEIPEIIDSPSTGLPAGRDKDNPPQVAKNEPYKTHLAYVKERRTEEEAAQILDEALQKLRERRGSA
- the pgl gene encoding 6-phosphogluconolactonase, coding for MSTDRRVLVHTDRAALAAAAAERFVSTMSELLAERPVVHIVLTGGSVGIDVLAAIAAHPDRDRLDWTRVHAWWGDERWVPTGHPDRNERQAREALLDAVVIPSANIHPFPAPDEGLDLEAAARRYDDELRAAGGGTYPSFAITFLGVGPDGHIASLFPELPGPTVAEPGAIAVHDSPKPPPQRLSLTLPLINSSERVWLVLAGADKAAALGLALAGAAVADVPVAGVLGQRRTLFLVDEAASAEVPAALIAPTSYWTGAMDQPDWAP
- a CDS encoding glucose-6-phosphate dehydrogenase assembly protein OpcA is translated as MIIDLPDTTASQVSKTLVRIRDEAGAVALGRVLTLIITSEIGEEEDVIAAANEASREHPMRIIVVSTDAAAPAPRLDAEIRVGGDAGASEVIVLRAHGDTASDLRGLVTGLLLPDAPVVSWWPGECPDAVCDTPLGRLAQRRITDAGSADDPQEALRRIAAGYRPGDTDFAWTRLTLWRAQLAAALDQPPYEPITRVEVAGAADSPSTSLLAAWLGLRLQVEVDVEVAGSLPSTGIHRVVLHRASGAIRLERTRPGVVSLDQPRQPQHELSLPRRGLRECLAEELRRLDPDDEFGAVLASGFGPASAVAPSR
- the zwf gene encoding glucose-6-phosphate dehydrogenase, which encodes MAPVAIDRDSNPLRSPDDRRLNRIAGPSSLIIFGVTGDLSRKKLMPAVYDLANRGLLPPGFALVGFARRDWETQDFEQVVHDAVKQYARTPFHEEVWRQLSAGIRFVSGDFDDDAAFARLAETLGDLDRERGTMGNHAFYLSIPPKSFPVVTEQLRRSGLAEAKPGEWRRVVIEKPFGSDLHTARELNDVVESVFPPDSVFRIDHYLGKETVQNILALRFANMLYEPIWNANYVDHVQITMAEDIGVGGRAGYYDGIGAARDVIQNHLLQLLALTAMEEPVSFDAADLRAEKEKVLSAVRLPRDLSTGTARGQYASGWQGGQWVPGFLDEEGMNPESVTETYAAMRLDINTRRWAGVPFYLRAGKRLGRRVTEIAVVFKRAPQYLFAEAQTSALGQNALVIRVQPDEGVTIRFGSKVPGAGMQVRDVTMDFGYGHAFTEASPEAYERLILDVLLGDPPLFPRHEEVELSWKILDPIEEFWATQGRPEQYAPGTWGPQSADDLLARDGRVWRRP